The DNA window gttgctaAAGAAGACATTATAACCATGACTGACCATGATATATTTGCTTGTAggtgttattattaatactatatattattaataatataaacaccAAATGCAAGTGTTTTACAACATCATATTGTTTAAACAACAGGGTCACTAAaatttatttaacagaaaaaaagagaataacACTAACTACATAAGATTTAGTATAGGTATAGATTTTAGTGTCTAGGTCTGTTTTTAAGGTTAATCATTTCAGCCTTAAGTTATGTGTCAAATTTAAAAAGACCTCAGGGAAATTCCTTTTAGACTGTCTTCAAAcctgggcttaagttatctgaaTAATACATAATCCCTGCTTTGTGGACTGTAGATATTCCTATTATTtagaatgatttatttttaatataactgTATTGTGTTTGTGAGCTGAATGTTCCAAAATTTGTTTTCACTATAATAAGTTGCATATAATAAAGTCAAATACGTGTCCCCTTTTTAACCATTGgtcaaacaacagtaaaaaaGATATCACTTCTGATTATTATCTCAGACTTTCTCAAAATGATCTGTTGTACAAATGATTTGATCAGTTGCAAAGCAGACTATTACaagtattttatttgattacatCTAAGAAATATCATTAGCTGTCATTGATGtgaagaaaaattaaaatgaaacagCACCCTCTTGTGGAGCACTCCCGACATTTGAGTAAATAAATGAGAATTATCCCCCACTTGCAATTACAATTGCTAAtagtgagtgcatgagtgaatgagtgattgagtTAATTAAAAGCCTAGTTCATTCAGGGACCATCAATCAAATTTATTTCTTCATCCCACATGAGTGATACTTATGAAATATTATGTTAAAATAATACCTGAATAGGTTTGGCAGTATATAGTGGGATGCAGTTTTGAAGAACACTGACCAAATAAACACGTTTTATTAAAAAGAAGATCTTGTCCTGCTTTAGTGGGTTTAGTGCTGCACAGTATGTGAAACAGTGAACACCATGCACCGTTGATCTGAAGAGGCCAACATTTTGTCGGTCTGTCAGAATACATGAATGTGTTTAACACGAGGGCCTTTATCGTGATATAACATTAGTATTTAACATCACCCACCCCAATTGCTGGGCGCTTCTACACTCTGAGAGAGGCGGGTCGTAGAAATTTCCTGCTCAGCTCCAGAAAGTTCTCCAGCGCAGAGCTTATATATAGAGCCAGCCATCTTCCTGCTCCACAGTCTGTCAGACCGCCAGAGCCCTTCAGACACGCTAACGGTCGCACACACACCGGCTTTCTCTCTCCGGCGCTCAGACAGTGAGTACTGCTAAACTAACACCCACAATATGCTCTCGTGACATTTATACATTCTCACTTTCATCGGAAAAATAGCTTGAATATTAGTTGTTTTTGAGTGATTGTCAACTTGTCTGTATTGAAACAGCGAATGTTCCTGGTTTCTATATTTTTGACTATGATATATCAACAATATTAATGGCTTAACCGGTACGAATGTTAATAGTAATGTTTCATTATCCCTGTATGTCTGTTTAACCAACGTCTTTTCGTTTTGGTTTTGTCATGCAGCTTGATATTTTGCGAAGATGGTCCGAGAGACCGGTTACTACGACATTCTCGGAGTAAATCCCCAAGCCTCCTCAGATGAAATCAAGAAAGCATACAGAAAATTGGCCCTGAAATATCACCCGGACAAAAATCCAAATGAAGGCGAGAAAGTAAGTTTCCCTGTGTGTCTTATTTTCAACACCATATGACTGCTGCCTGGTCGCTAGTGTTAACTGAGAGCGACAGAAACGTGCGGCGGAACTTTCTAGAATTACCTCTAGCTCTAATGTTAGCCTGCTAACATTAACATACAGCCATAGGATACACCCACAGACTGCCCCCTACCTGTTACTGCTGCTCATTCCACAGGGACTACCGGACTTTCTCTTCAAATATTGCGTGATTTTGTTCGGCTGTTAGTCATTTATATTGGTTGATAGATGTTAATTTGCAGGTACAAAATACATATTGCAGTGGGCATGGGACAGTCTGTCAGTGGTGAACAAACATTATTCACGTGTTTAGTATCATAGTAGTAAATGTaatatgtttgttgtttttatacagtTTAAGCTTATATCTCAAGCCTATGAAGTCTTATCAGATCCAAAAAAGAGGGACCTATATGATCAAGGAGGTGAACAAGCCATCAAAGAAGGGGGAATGGGTGGAGGAGATTTCTCCTCTCCCATGGACATTTTCAATATGTTCTTTGGTGGTGGTggcaggacacagagagaaaggaaaggtacattttttttttcacttaaatTATGCACAAGACTGATACTAAATGTAACAATGTAATGATCATGATCAAAACAGAATTCTGCTATAGTAGAATGCTATTCTGTAGATTGTAACCTATTACTTCTATTCagatatttttagatttttataGTTTGGGCTTTACAGATTTCAGTTTAGCACAGAATCTtgccctcttttttttcttaggAAAGAACGTGGTCCACCAGATTAATGTCACACTTGAGGAAATTTACAATGGTTCAACTAGGAAACTTGGTCTCCAGAAGAATGTAATCTGTGAGAAATGTGATGGTAAGTACAGTAACTTTGAATGAATTTTATCTAATGTGGTCAGTATTAATTCACTGTCAAACACAATTATGTTGGAAATGTTAACGTTATTTATTTAACGCAAATTcactatttaaacaaatttggCCACAGCTTTCACAATAAACTCCTTTTACAGTGCCTAGTGATGTATTAGctgaggttttgttttttttgtaatgagCAGTGCCTCTACTGTTGAATTTAGAAAGTAGATTACACATAATGTATGCTGAAATGGGTATTAAAACTTCTCACAAATAatagtccacacacacactttgttgtGCCACAAAAAATGCTACATTAGCTTAAATTTTGGTATTTATGCTAAAGTTCTTTGTGGAAATATTACACatcaaattaagagattctaattcagGAATAATTAAAACTACACCGaggtattataataaaatagatTCTGGTACCTAGTTTGTcatgcacatttattttttatgcctCCCAGGAATACAAGAAATTGCtagcattttaacttgttaTTATTGTGATTCATTATATTGAATTTAGTTTGGTTTATgttgattattttattgtacatttaaaaaatatattaaatgtctCATCCTAAAGGGAAAAAGTGCAATTAATTGTGATTTATTACAACACATTTTGCAgatggtttattttttaataaattgatCAATGGCCTGAATTTAAATTCATGAGGCAGAGTTCTTAAATCTTTGTCAAGAGTTTGTCCAGTAGGTGGTGATTGTGAGCAGCTACAGTCAAGATGTCAAATTTTTCAGAAGTTACCTTAAAACCCATGGGAACCCACTTTAAAatcttgtgggttttttttttttgtataattctaaacttgggtgttatgtgaaatgttcagcAAAGTTTTGATAAAATGCACAActgaaatatgataaatctctcctcaaaaacGACCATTACTGCTCTCCTCTCGATATAGAATTGGCAGTCCCAAAATTGGGTAACGCTTATGTCACTGGTCAGCACACACCAGAGTACTTGTGTGAGTAACAGCTGTAGAAAGCACCAATTTGAAGGCACTGTAGGTGTCCAGTTCGTACAATTATGTTAACatatataataatgtaaataatcacacaaaaccacaccaCAGACACATGAAAGACAAGACGTCCATAGGTCCTTACATGAACAAATGTATAATGCCAATTCTGtgccattttattgtgtaaaatgacaaccGCAGTTCAGAGTAAAAACCCAGCGACTGCTGTCTTGAGGCTATGTTGCCATGGTAGCATAAACAGCATTCTCTTCTCTAGTACTGGAGAGCTGTGAGTCACACACAGTCATTAGTATATTGGGCCACGCCCACACTGTTCTCAGAGAGCTCTGAGTAgcatattttggtcatttttgaaGAGAGATTAATCATATTTCTgctttgtgattttatttaaacCTCGATGAACGTTTCACATAACACACAACTTTAGAGttctacaaaaaaaacccactaaatTTCAAAATAAGTTCTGAAATAAGAGACATGAATTGCCATATTGTACAGAGCCTTTTaaatttaagttttattttcccATAGGTTATGGAGGGAAAAAAGGCACTCTGGAAAAATGTTCAAACTGCAAAGGCAGAGGTGTACAAATCCAGGTACAACAGATTGGTCCAGGAATGATTCAACAAATACAGAGCATGTGTCCAGAATGCCAGGGGCAGGGTGAGAAGTTCAGTGCTAAGGACCGCTGCAAAAACTGTAACGGGCACAAAGTGGAACGCAAAAAGAAGATTCTTGAGGTCCACATTGACAAAGGTATGTGAGCCTTTGGTTTTAAATTGAGCAGTTTATATGTTAAActctatataatatttaaatttaacttTAACATTTTTCCTCAGGTATGAAAGATGGACAGAAAATCACATTCCATGGTGAGGGGGATCAGGAGCCAGGTTTGGAACCTGGTGATGTCATCATTGTCCTAGACCAAAAGGAACACCCTGTCTTCCAGAGACACGAACATGACCTAATGATGAAGATGCAGATAAAGCTGGTTGAGGCACTCTGTGGATTCAAGAAGACGATACGTACACTAGACAACAGAATGCTCATCATTACTTCACCTCCAGGTGCACTGCAGTACAGTTTTACCTAAAACTAATATTGATATACTGTGTAATGCGTTTATTAACATGAATTCCACCCCACGCCAGGTCAAGTAATAAAACACAATGACTTCAAGTGCATTCAGAATGAAGGGATGCCTCTTTACAGGGATCCGTATGAAAAAGGACAACTCATCATTCAGTTTGAGGTACGTTTTCTGAACTCAGTCTGTATGTCGTAGTTTTGACGTTTTTGTGCCAGGGTAAATGCATTGGTCATGAGCAGTTCACCTCCCCAATGTtgcatgttctttttttttttctttttttttttaggttgaATTCCCAGAAAACCACTGGCTCCCTGAGAATATGTTTCCTCAATTGGAACATCTGCTTCCAAAAAGGGATGATGTTATGTTGACAGATGATATGGAAGAGGTGGACCTCTGTGAAGTGGACATGGAGTCTCAGAGGAGAAACTATAGTGGTGAAGTTTATGATGAGGATGAAAGTCCCAGGGGCCGTGGAGTACAGTGCCAGACTCAGTGAATCTCATTTTCAGCACAACCATTTATGAAGCAGCTTTATCCATaatctgtgcttttttttttttcaaactccATTCTTGTTTCAACTTAGTTTTTAAAGTTGTCTTTTATTGGGTAGACTGAAACACTGGCGCCTCAAGCAGAATATGAAGAGGATTTCCCTTCTACTGAGGCCTGAATGTTTAAACAGAATGGACCAATCCCTGCCTTCAAACCTGGAGCACCTTTAGGAAAAGTTAGTGGGAGTCTGCTACTAAGCAGTAAGGAAAAAGAAATGTTAACTTTTTTTGTAATCAGAAGAATGTAGAGAGAAAGAATTCCCAGTAAATTATTTTCAATGTGAAATTGtagggtatttttttttttatatattttattttattgcatgTAATCTTCAGACAtgtttgtatgagtgtgttttttctttctatgtTTCCACACCTTTTAAATCATCTTTTGGTCTTTAATGCATGGAAAAGCTGGGAAGATACTAAGGATGGGTATTTTTATGCTTTCTATGAAGGTAACACTTACCTCATGCTTCACatatatttctgtaaaaataaaatgtcacaCTCAGCACCTGATCGTTTGTTTATTGGCAGAAAAACCTTTGTTTCCTACGGAACCTTTTAGTTTGTGATCCATTAAAAGCTAATGCTATAACTGAGTTAAGTTTAAAGTATGTCTGTCAGTTATGGATctatattagggtcaaaagttttgttcatttgaaaaataaatctgaaactgaaagttcaaatcttgagattgaacttcaaaatttcaaaataagtgtaggatgattttatttcagttcaaatagaattttgatttaatttaattttttttactgaataaattattttctattttcactTTCCTATATATCTTGATATCTGAATTAttgtttttcaattttttttaaatcatgctttaacttaaaaatctgcaattgaaaaatataagaaTTCAGAAATCCAAGTGTATATAGGAAATTGAAAACAGTtaaatcaattttaaaaaaagtagttgaatcaaaattctatctaaactgaaaaaaaatgacCCTACACATGTTagttttgaatacattgctgcatttttcaaagttcaatctcaagatttgatattcagattttttttttttttcaaatgaacaaagtTTTTGACCATAATATAGCGGTATAAATagcacttttacatttttctgatgtgcatgatttttaaataactcCATATAATTAAATTGAACTAGatgtgcatttttttaaacacctttAAAATTTGTATCAGcaattgtatatattttgtgttaGTGTATTCAACTGCAATTAAGTTAATCACAGCAACATCCAGTGATTAATCATTGTAagtttgttaaaaaatattacCTTCTTTTGTTGGAATATTAAACAAATGTCTAGAGTGGTATGCACCTAACTACTAAAGTTTCTAACGTCAAGCTAAGCTTGGACAGGATATAATTAAGAAAATTGCAGCTGACAGCTTGAACAATAAAACCCCCCATATTTCAGTTTCAACAACTATAAGAAATACATGTGTGGATTAAGTGAGATGTGAGGGAAAAGAAATACAATGTACTAAACTTCTTGCAGCAGCCGAAAGAGACGTAAAAGGGTAAGTTAGTTTAACATACTTCAGCATTAAAATAACAACCTACCTTGTGACATCTCGAGTAGCGGCAACGTTTACTTTGCTAATATGGCACTATTCTCTGTAAAACAAGTGAAATATGGGAAATTGTggccaaatgtttttttattgataaatttgcatttaaacaaatgtgtatATAGTTTCCATCACATGAACTAACACAATGTTGGCTGCACACGTTTTTGCATTAGACATGAAATTATGAAATATCTTGAAAATCTGGAAACACTGAAGCCTATTAAGTTAGTGATTTTACTGTCAATAATAATGGTAGATATCCCCCAAATGCTTTATTATTAGAtctatttataattaatttaataccTACACTTAACATTTGCATAAGGAACAACTAGCCAAAGAGATGCAATGCCAGGTCTTTATTCAGAAAATATCACGGTAGAAATAACCTTCCGTTTAATCGATGTAGTCACAACACTCATTGTAATCAATGAAAAGATAAAGAAACTGGTACAATTTCTTTCTCAAAAGGTCCATTTTCAGATCTTTTCTTCAGTGTTGTTTTCTTCTGAAAGAACAACCtattgaaaaacaaatgttgcaaGACATTGGTATCTTAGCAGTGGATTCAGTCATAAAAGGCAGCgatattaaaatgtgaaaatcaTTTATTAAGATGTCCAAGCAAACTTATAACTCATCCGGTTACAGGAAACCCTATCTGTCAACACAAATCACATTTGTAAATCCAGAAGCAGTAAAACATTCAAGTGTAATTCAGTAGACAGACATGCTGTGTCATTTAAGTAAAATGGCACAAATTACTTGTGAGATTTCAAATAGTCTTCATTAATGTTACTACTGCATGTGGGCTTAAATGTATCTCCTTTTTCAAAGATACAGATTCCTGGTTTTGTATGAGTGAAAATAATTGCCCAGCGACGTTACAACGATTGCTGCCAAGTGGCAGACTTTCCTAGAAGTTCTTTCTAAAAAGTACTCACCCTCAGTCAGCCTGGCCTTCCCTCCTGTGGGCTGACAGAGCACTGTGGAGCACCCGACACACAGCACCACAGTCTGGGCATGGCTGAAAACCGTTGTGATTTTATAGCAACCTGTAGATATTACACATAACGTTATTGTAGAGCATGACGGAGTATAACACATACGTCAGTGAAGCGCTAGTGTAAGGTGTGTACACTACCTGGGCATTTAACATCCATGAAGTAGGAGTTTGGACTTTGCACAAGTCTCTTTTTCTTGTGCTGCTTCCTCTCCAGATCAAAAGTAGGGTGCAGTAAATCTTTGGACAGCTGTCGAAACGAAGggcacacacaaataatttaCATACACAATTATTGATTAATATTGAATTAATTGCAC is part of the Hoplias malabaricus isolate fHopMal1 chromosome 4, fHopMal1.hap1, whole genome shotgun sequence genome and encodes:
- the dnaja gene encoding dnaJ homolog subfamily A member 4, with translation MVRETGYYDILGVNPQASSDEIKKAYRKLALKYHPDKNPNEGEKFKLISQAYEVLSDPKKRDLYDQGGEQAIKEGGMGGGDFSSPMDIFNMFFGGGGRTQRERKGKNVVHQINVTLEEIYNGSTRKLGLQKNVICEKCDGYGGKKGTLEKCSNCKGRGVQIQVQQIGPGMIQQIQSMCPECQGQGEKFSAKDRCKNCNGHKVERKKKILEVHIDKGMKDGQKITFHGEGDQEPGLEPGDVIIVLDQKEHPVFQRHEHDLMMKMQIKLVEALCGFKKTIRTLDNRMLIITSPPGQVIKHNDFKCIQNEGMPLYRDPYEKGQLIIQFEVEFPENHWLPENMFPQLEHLLPKRDDVMLTDDMEEVDLCEVDMESQRRNYSGEVYDEDESPRGRGVQCQTQ
- the rps27l gene encoding 40S ribosomal protein S27-like; translation: MPLSKDLLHPTFDLERKQHKKKRLVQSPNSYFMDVKCPGCYKITTVFSHAQTVVLCVGCSTVLCQPTGGKARLTEGCSFRRKQH